CCGCCACCCGTTTGCGCCGCACCCGTGTCACCCCCGCGGTGAGAGCGCTAGTGCGCGAAAATGCGCTTGAAGTCGGTGATCTGATCTGGCCGGTATTTGTGCGCTCTGGTGAAGGGATCGAAGAGCCGGTGCCCTCCATGCCCGGCGTTATGCGACGATCGGTAGACAAGATTGTTGACGCCGCAGCAGAAGCCGACGCTCTCGGGATTGGCGCGATGTGTATCTTTCCCTACACCGGAATAGAAGAGCGGACCGAAGACTGTGCGGGGGCCTGGGCGCCGGACAACCATGCCAACCGGGCCATTTCCGCAATCAAGGACCGTTTTCCACACATCGCCGTGATGAGCGATGTGGCGCTCGACACCTATAATATCAACGGGCATGACGGCTTTGTCGAAGACGGCATTATCGTCAATGACCGCACCGTTGAAGCGCTGGTGAAGATGTCACTTTCTCAGGCAGTAGCAGGTGTCGATATCATCGGGCCGTCTGACATGATGGACGGCCGTATTGCTGCTATCCGAGGCGCGCTTGAAGCGCAGGGTCATTCCGATGTGATGATCCTCAGTTATGCGGCGAAATATGCTTCTGCTTTTTATGGCCCGTTCCGCGATGCGGTTGGCGCATCGGGTGCATTGACCGGCGACAAGAAGACCTACCAGATGGATCCGGCGAACTCAGACGAAGCGTTGCGCCTTGTGGCACGCGATCTTTCGGAAGGCGCAGATATGGTCATGGTCAAGCCGGGCCAGCCCTATCTGGATATCTGCCGACGCGTCAAAGATGCTTTTGGGGCGCCGACGTTCGCCTATCAGGTGTCCGGTGAATACGCGATGGTCAAGGCAGCTGCCCAGAATGGCTGGATTGACGAAGAGCGTGTCATGATGGAGAGCCTGATGGCCTTCAAA
The Sulfitobacter noctilucicola genome window above contains:
- the hemB gene encoding porphobilinogen synthase, with product MNPVQAPYPATRLRRTRVTPAVRALVRENALEVGDLIWPVFVRSGEGIEEPVPSMPGVMRRSVDKIVDAAAEADALGIGAMCIFPYTGIEERTEDCAGAWAPDNHANRAISAIKDRFPHIAVMSDVALDTYNINGHDGFVEDGIIVNDRTVEALVKMSLSQAVAGVDIIGPSDMMDGRIAAIRGALEAQGHSDVMILSYAAKYASAFYGPFRDAVGASGALTGDKKTYQMDPANSDEALRLVARDLSEGADMVMVKPGQPYLDICRRVKDAFGAPTFAYQVSGEYAMVKAAAQNGWIDEERVMMESLMAFKRAGCDGILTYFAPAAARLLQG